The following coding sequences lie in one Myxococcales bacterium genomic window:
- a CDS encoding sigma-54-dependent Fis family transcriptional regulator, with product MAKVLVVDDQEAVRTALSLLFDLHGLEVLAVPTAEAALEAVRTADIGVVVQDMNLAASSTSGADGIDLFRKIRGLDPELPVVLMTAWTSLQTAVELVREGAADYLGKPWDDAKLVLSVQNLLRMRAIGEENARLRGRAARERAGLAQKFELCGLLYRSTTMHQAVSLAVQVARADVPVLVTGANGAGKEKIAEIIHANSPRRGHPLVKVNTGALPEQLLEAELFGAEAGAFTGSTKLRLGRFEAAHGGTLFLDEIGNLSVAGQMKLLRVLQSGEFERVGSSTTRNADVRVVSATNTDLRAAIAAGSFREDLFFRLNVIEVRVPPLCERVEDVLPLARHFVQLHASARRDESEPPPELGADAIAALEAHDWPGNVRELENRIQRALLVCQSRAIGAADLDLTRSASEPAPQRDAAPSTSDPLSQAERRTIEESLVRAQGVVARAAAELGLSRQALYRRMERLGIELERKPKS from the coding sequence GTGGCGAAGGTCCTCGTCGTCGATGACCAAGAAGCAGTGCGAACCGCGCTGTCGTTGCTGTTCGACCTGCATGGGCTCGAAGTTCTCGCGGTGCCCACGGCGGAGGCGGCGCTCGAAGCGGTGCGCACGGCCGACATCGGTGTGGTCGTGCAGGACATGAACCTGGCTGCGAGCTCGACCAGCGGCGCAGACGGCATCGATCTCTTTCGCAAGATCCGCGGCCTGGACCCCGAGCTACCCGTGGTGCTCATGACCGCCTGGACTTCGCTGCAAACGGCCGTCGAGCTGGTGAGGGAAGGCGCCGCCGACTACCTGGGAAAACCCTGGGACGACGCCAAGCTGGTGCTCAGCGTCCAGAACCTGCTGCGCATGCGCGCAATCGGGGAAGAAAACGCACGCCTCCGCGGTCGAGCAGCGCGCGAGCGAGCCGGGCTCGCGCAGAAGTTCGAGCTATGTGGCTTGCTCTACCGGAGCACGACCATGCACCAAGCGGTGTCGCTGGCGGTGCAGGTGGCGCGCGCTGACGTTCCCGTGCTCGTGACCGGAGCCAATGGTGCGGGCAAGGAGAAGATCGCGGAGATCATCCACGCCAACTCACCGCGACGCGGGCATCCGTTGGTCAAGGTCAACACGGGAGCCCTGCCGGAACAGCTCCTGGAGGCGGAGTTGTTCGGAGCCGAGGCGGGGGCCTTCACGGGCTCCACCAAGCTACGCTTGGGTCGGTTCGAGGCGGCCCATGGCGGCACGCTCTTTCTCGACGAGATAGGCAATCTCTCCGTCGCGGGACAAATGAAGCTGCTGCGGGTGCTGCAGAGCGGCGAGTTCGAACGTGTCGGCAGCTCGACGACGCGCAACGCCGACGTGCGCGTGGTGAGTGCGACTAACACCGATTTGCGCGCCGCCATCGCTGCCGGCAGCTTCAGGGAGGATCTCTTCTTCCGCCTGAACGTGATCGAGGTCCGTGTCCCACCCCTCTGTGAACGCGTCGAGGACGTGCTGCCGCTGGCTCGGCACTTCGTGCAGCTGCACGCGAGCGCCCGACGAGACGAGAGCGAGCCCCCTCCGGAGCTCGGTGCGGACGCCATCGCCGCCCTCGAGGCGCACGACTGGCCGGGCAACGTCCGCGAGCTCGAGAACCGGATCCAGCGGGCGCTTCTGGTGTGCCAGTCCCGCGCCATCGGCGCGGCCGACCTGGACCTGACCCGCTCGGCGTCGGAGCCCGCGCCGCAGCGCGATGCCGCACCGAGCACGAGCGATCCGCTGTCACAAGCCGAGC
- a CDS encoding ATP-binding protein, with amino-acid sequence MMLPFNLLPMLVAVIVAGALGIAARPLHEALGAGAVVGLLVAVLSRRGTTPPATLAASVADLNPDALVLYSDTGRIRYANGAARDLFFEGTDPAGQNFLRLAGRAPAALSQALLDGSDRLFTFEVEQQTETFHLSRCAYDLDGQEVTLLVVRNLTREISRREVSTLKNVVRVISHEVNNSLAPIASLVNSARLIAERPEHAAKLASVFDTIEERTKHLHAFLEGYSGLARLPVPQPRNVEWGSFLQHLKELYPEISLPEPSAAPGYFDATQLEQVLINLIKNAVEAGSPKADVELRVREELDGSTRIQLADRGPGFTEESLKSAFMPFYTTKTKGSGMGHALSREIVHAHGGTISLANREGGGAQVTIILPGTKPPDGRLARSRTKLTLSRA; translated from the coding sequence ATGATGCTGCCGTTCAACCTGCTCCCCATGCTGGTCGCCGTGATCGTGGCAGGCGCGCTCGGCATCGCGGCCCGACCGCTGCACGAGGCGCTCGGCGCCGGCGCCGTAGTCGGCTTGCTGGTCGCGGTCCTCTCGAGGCGTGGTACGACGCCGCCGGCGACGCTCGCAGCGAGCGTCGCGGATCTGAATCCGGACGCGCTGGTGCTGTACTCGGACACCGGCAGGATTCGCTACGCAAACGGCGCGGCGAGGGACCTGTTCTTCGAGGGGACCGACCCAGCCGGACAGAACTTCTTGCGTTTGGCTGGGCGAGCGCCGGCGGCCTTGTCTCAGGCCTTGTTGGATGGGTCGGATCGTCTGTTCACTTTCGAGGTCGAGCAGCAGACGGAGACCTTTCACTTGAGCCGGTGCGCCTACGACCTCGATGGCCAGGAGGTCACGCTCTTGGTGGTCAGGAACCTGACGCGGGAGATCTCGCGCCGCGAGGTGTCGACACTCAAGAACGTCGTGCGAGTCATCAGCCACGAGGTCAACAATTCCCTCGCACCCATCGCATCACTGGTCAATTCCGCGCGGCTGATCGCCGAGCGGCCCGAGCACGCGGCCAAGCTCGCGTCCGTCTTCGACACCATCGAAGAGCGAACCAAACACCTGCACGCATTCCTGGAGGGTTATTCCGGACTCGCCCGCCTGCCCGTGCCGCAGCCGCGGAATGTCGAGTGGGGCAGCTTTCTGCAGCACCTGAAGGAGCTCTACCCGGAGATTTCTTTGCCCGAGCCCAGCGCCGCCCCGGGCTACTTCGATGCCACACAGCTGGAGCAGGTGCTGATCAACCTGATCAAGAACGCCGTCGAAGCGGGGAGTCCGAAGGCGGACGTCGAGCTTCGCGTCAGGGAAGAGCTCGACGGCTCTACCCGCATTCAGCTGGCGGACCGAGGTCCAGGTTTCACCGAGGAATCGCTCAAGAGTGCCTTCATGCCGTTCTACACCACCAAAACAAAAGGCAGTGGGATGGGACACGCCCTCTCGCGGGAGATCGTCCATGCCCACGGCGGCACGATCAGTCTCGCCAATCGCGAGGGCGGCGGGGCGCAGGTGACCATCATCTTGCCGGGCACCAAACCGCCGGATGGGCGGCTGGCGCGTTCACGCACCAAGCTCACCCTGTCCCGCGCTTGA
- a CDS encoding TonB family protein: MAPELVERVEPEYPESETAAGASAHVELRLSIDEQGAVTDVEVTRSANAAFDAAAVAAARRTRFKPATRSGQPIPARIPFRLEFSYQPPKPQPKAPPPKPANKPSPRPAAVTTPPSDLPTTEVEIVGARPAREVTHHELDRKEVTRMPGTNGDALRSVESLPGVARAPGGMGVLLVRGTGPEDSAVFVDGTSIPIAYHFGGLTSVLPSELLERIDFVPGNFGPEYGRAVGGIVDIGLRSPKKDRFHGMLQLDLLDGRVLAEAPIGSKTRVLFAGRRSWIDAWIGSVLEKGGGVGVSTAPVYYDYQAMVEHDVTKNTTARVTFFGSDDRMRFVLNAPDPKDPAFGGNFGESLSSQRVQLRTDTHFGESSRWLNTVSVGRDNHKFDVGAARLDLTYKPVAVRSDLRIPLTTGLKLIGGLDMLWMETDADYFGPAIQEYGDSPGPMFAQPYNALRTSTTRFLPAAYAMLEVSPTPGLKLMPGVRADYTSDIGQTRVSPRLSARWDVASGFPRTTIKGGLGLYHQPPQPYQSIEPFGSSSISHERAVHYGLGFEQELSRSVELSLDGFYRRMTDLVAERPDATKASGRSYQNTGSGRAFGGELLLRYKADERFFGWVAYTLSRSELRSADSEPTHLSQWDQTHILTALGSYQLGRGWSLGARWRYTSGTPYTPIEAAVYDADAGAYQPSYAGKYSGRTAAYHTLDVRAEKTWTFTSWKLSTYVDVQNAYNRKNPEGRSYNYNYSRSDAIAGLPILPIVGLRGEL, encoded by the coding sequence GTGGCACCCGAGCTCGTCGAGCGCGTGGAGCCGGAGTATCCCGAGTCCGAAACGGCGGCAGGCGCGAGCGCCCACGTCGAGCTCCGCCTGTCGATCGACGAGCAAGGCGCGGTTACCGACGTGGAGGTCACCCGGTCCGCCAACGCGGCGTTCGACGCCGCCGCCGTTGCTGCGGCGCGACGGACCCGGTTCAAGCCCGCCACGAGGAGTGGACAGCCCATCCCGGCGCGCATCCCCTTCCGGCTCGAGTTCAGCTATCAACCGCCGAAGCCCCAACCCAAGGCCCCTCCCCCCAAGCCCGCAAACAAGCCGTCACCCCGGCCCGCCGCGGTGACCACTCCGCCGAGCGACCTGCCCACGACCGAGGTCGAGATCGTCGGAGCGCGCCCGGCTCGTGAGGTCACCCACCATGAGCTCGACCGCAAAGAAGTGACGCGCATGCCGGGGACGAACGGAGATGCGTTGCGGTCGGTGGAGAGCCTGCCGGGCGTGGCGCGCGCACCGGGTGGCATGGGTGTGCTCTTGGTGCGGGGCACAGGACCCGAGGACTCGGCGGTCTTCGTCGACGGCACCTCGATCCCCATCGCCTATCACTTCGGCGGGCTCACCTCGGTACTGCCGTCCGAGCTTCTCGAGCGCATCGACTTCGTGCCTGGAAACTTCGGCCCGGAGTACGGCCGCGCCGTCGGCGGCATCGTCGACATTGGTCTTCGCTCGCCCAAGAAGGACCGCTTTCACGGCATGTTGCAGCTCGATCTGCTCGACGGTCGAGTGCTGGCCGAAGCCCCAATCGGCTCGAAGACCCGCGTGCTCTTCGCGGGGCGACGCTCGTGGATCGACGCCTGGATCGGCTCCGTGCTCGAGAAAGGCGGCGGCGTCGGCGTCTCCACCGCGCCGGTCTACTACGACTATCAGGCGATGGTTGAGCACGACGTGACCAAGAACACGACGGCGCGCGTCACCTTCTTCGGTTCCGACGACCGCATGCGTTTTGTGCTCAACGCACCCGACCCGAAGGACCCGGCGTTCGGCGGGAACTTCGGCGAATCGCTCAGCAGCCAGCGCGTGCAACTCCGCACCGACACCCACTTCGGCGAGAGCTCGCGTTGGCTCAACACCGTCTCGGTCGGTCGCGACAACCACAAATTCGACGTCGGCGCGGCGCGGCTGGATCTGACGTACAAGCCGGTTGCGGTGCGCTCCGACCTGAGGATCCCGCTGACGACGGGTCTGAAGTTGATCGGCGGCCTCGACATGCTCTGGATGGAGACGGACGCCGACTACTTCGGCCCGGCAATTCAGGAGTATGGCGACAGCCCCGGGCCAATGTTCGCGCAGCCCTACAACGCGCTCAGGACCAGCACCACCCGCTTCCTGCCCGCCGCTTACGCCATGCTCGAAGTGTCGCCCACGCCGGGCCTGAAGCTCATGCCCGGCGTGCGCGCTGACTACACCAGCGACATCGGCCAAACTCGCGTGAGCCCGCGCCTGTCCGCGCGCTGGGACGTCGCGTCGGGCTTCCCCCGCACCACCATCAAGGGAGGCCTTGGCCTCTATCATCAGCCGCCCCAGCCCTACCAGAGCATCGAACCCTTCGGCAGCTCCTCGATCTCTCACGAGCGCGCGGTGCACTACGGTCTCGGCTTCGAGCAGGAGCTCTCGCGCAGCGTCGAGTTGTCACTCGACGGTTTCTATCGGCGCATGACTGATCTCGTGGCCGAACGCCCGGATGCGACGAAGGCCAGCGGTCGGTCGTACCAGAACACCGGGTCCGGGCGGGCCTTCGGCGGTGAGCTGCTGCTGCGCTACAAGGCCGACGAGCGTTTCTTCGGCTGGGTGGCGTATACGCTGTCGCGCAGCGAGCTGCGCTCCGCCGATTCCGAGCCCACTCACCTCAGTCAGTGGGACCAAACTCACATCCTCACGGCCCTTGGGAGCTACCAGCTTGGTCGCGGGTGGAGCCTCGGCGCGCGCTGGCGCTACACGAGCGGCACCCCGTACACCCCGATAGAAGCCGCGGTGTACGACGCGGACGCAGGCGCCTACCAGCCGAGCTACGCCGGCAAGTACTCCGGGCGCACAGCCGCGTACCACACGCTCGACGTGCGCGCCGAGAAGACCTGGACGTTCACCAGCTGGAAGCTCAGCACCTACGTGGACGTGCAGAACGCTTACAACCGCAAGAACCCCGAAGGGCGTTCCTACAACTACAACTACTCGCGGTCCGACGCGATTGCCGGACTGCCCATTCTTCCGATCGTCGGATTGCGAGGTGAGCTGTGA
- a CDS encoding MotA/TolQ/ExbB proton channel family protein, producing MNIVIRAKALMLAMGASPILYLMLALSVVSLAIIIERAWFFFRSAGDVERLASQLDAQLTAGNVHAARQELAKQASTEARVVLAGLMKAEDGAESAAEAMAGAGSMERMKLERGLAYLGTLGSNAPFIGLLGTVIGIVMAFERLSEAGHAAATAGASAEVMASIAEALVATAVGLAVAIPAIVAFNYFQRRIKAISVNTDALGRVLLSWLKRKREGRPLEVAPPSSRRPSLSLARPTRAAGSEA from the coding sequence ATGAACATCGTCATTCGCGCCAAGGCCCTGATGCTTGCAATGGGGGCATCGCCGATCCTCTACTTGATGCTCGCGCTCAGCGTCGTGAGCTTGGCCATCATCATCGAGCGCGCGTGGTTCTTCTTCCGCTCGGCCGGAGACGTCGAGCGGCTCGCGAGTCAGCTGGACGCTCAGCTCACGGCGGGTAACGTCCACGCTGCTCGGCAGGAGCTCGCGAAGCAGGCATCGACTGAAGCCAGGGTCGTTTTGGCCGGGTTGATGAAGGCGGAGGACGGCGCCGAATCAGCAGCAGAGGCGATGGCGGGCGCGGGCTCGATGGAGCGCATGAAGCTCGAGCGAGGTCTGGCGTATCTGGGCACGTTGGGTAGCAACGCGCCCTTCATCGGGCTCCTGGGCACGGTGATTGGCATCGTCATGGCGTTCGAGCGTCTGAGCGAGGCGGGGCACGCCGCAGCGACCGCTGGAGCTTCGGCGGAGGTGATGGCGAGCATCGCCGAAGCGCTGGTGGCAACCGCCGTCGGCCTGGCCGTCGCGATTCCAGCCATTGTCGCGTTCAACTACTTCCAGCGGCGCATCAAGGCCATCAGCGTCAACACCGACGCCCTCGGTCGCGTGCTCCTCTCGTGGCTGAAGCGCAAGCGCGAAGGGCGTCCACTGGAGGTGGCTCCCCCTTCGTCCCGACGTCCGTCCCTGAGCCTGGCGCGCCCGACGCGTGCGGCCGGAAGTGAGGCGTGA
- a CDS encoding biopolymer transporter ExbD: MAAFQTHDDNEIVASINVTPLVDIVLVLLVVFMVTAKLITQQGLPMDLPRAATAGATQTVLTVSLDERGRLYADGRELGGDEELRRIAQQANQNNPELRTVLQAAGSAPHASVMHVLDELRSSGVTRIAFAAEPAARSLDEGRPGNVPR; the protein is encoded by the coding sequence ATGGCTGCTTTCCAGACCCACGACGACAACGAGATCGTCGCCAGCATCAACGTCACTCCGCTCGTCGACATCGTGCTCGTGCTCCTGGTGGTCTTCATGGTCACGGCCAAGCTGATCACCCAGCAGGGGCTCCCGATGGACCTGCCGCGGGCGGCCACCGCCGGGGCGACTCAGACGGTCTTGACGGTTTCTCTCGACGAGCGCGGGCGGCTTTACGCCGACGGTCGGGAGCTCGGCGGCGATGAGGAGCTCCGCCGGATCGCCCAGCAAGCCAACCAGAATAACCCCGAGCTTCGCACCGTGCTTCAAGCCGCGGGCAGCGCCCCGCACGCATCGGTGATGCACGTGCTCGACGAGCTTCGCTCGAGTGGCGTGACACGCATCGCGTTTGCTGCCGAGCCGGCAGCGAGGAGTCTCGATGAAGGACGGCCTGGAAATGTCCCGCGCTGA
- a CDS encoding serine/threonine protein kinase: MVKPSDSPSLWNRVFGQSAPSSTDPREFQQERVALFVKSLLVLLSSFYVIDALGVTFRNGPRGVLEPGLIIHLVLVLGLFAAWLFVRQGERSLMMLSVTDVACTLGLCLMVVGLLATLPPSMNLPGPTLSVAFAVVARAAIVPSTGQKTLLVGIVASLLVTLGYWRRGPESQPEPAFVFLWTFAFAVASAVVSRVIYGLQRQVLEARQLGQYTLEDRLGEGGMGAVYRAHHAMLRRDTAVKLLHPERAGTENLMRFEREVRQTARLSHPNTVTIFDYGRTPDGTFYYAMELLDGADLAEVVEATGPMPAERVVHVLACVAGALAEAHGVGLIHRDIKPANIILCQQGGVPDVPKVVDFGLVKELEADGGVLQTKADSILGTPLYMSPESIRAPDSVDGRSDIYALGAVGYYLLAGQHVFSGSAIVEVCLKHLEAVPVPPSERLGMPVPSLLEQLVLDCLAKDREQRPQTAAELQERLRNVGVGAWSASDAHAWWTAHGELVRSSRAAAQPVSGSDRTLAVDHERRT; this comes from the coding sequence ATGGTCAAGCCGTCTGATTCTCCGTCGCTGTGGAACCGAGTGTTCGGCCAGAGTGCGCCATCCTCGACTGATCCGCGCGAGTTTCAGCAGGAACGTGTCGCGCTCTTCGTGAAGTCGCTGCTCGTGCTCCTCAGCAGCTTCTACGTGATCGACGCGCTGGGGGTCACGTTCAGGAACGGCCCGCGCGGTGTGCTCGAGCCCGGCCTGATCATCCACCTCGTGCTGGTCCTAGGGCTGTTCGCTGCCTGGCTCTTCGTCCGCCAAGGCGAGCGCTCGCTGATGATGCTCTCGGTCACCGACGTTGCGTGCACCCTGGGGCTGTGCCTGATGGTGGTCGGGTTGCTCGCAACACTCCCGCCCTCGATGAACCTCCCAGGCCCTACGCTGAGCGTGGCCTTCGCCGTCGTGGCTCGCGCAGCGATCGTGCCGAGCACCGGCCAGAAGACGTTGCTGGTCGGGATCGTAGCCTCCTTGCTCGTGACGTTGGGCTACTGGCGCCGCGGGCCCGAGAGCCAGCCCGAGCCCGCGTTCGTGTTCCTGTGGACGTTCGCCTTTGCCGTCGCCTCGGCCGTGGTGTCGCGGGTGATCTACGGCCTGCAGCGGCAGGTGCTCGAGGCCCGTCAGCTGGGACAGTACACGCTCGAAGACAGGCTGGGCGAGGGAGGCATGGGCGCGGTGTACCGGGCGCACCACGCGATGTTGCGTCGCGACACCGCAGTGAAGCTCCTGCACCCGGAGCGCGCGGGGACCGAGAACCTGATGCGTTTCGAGCGCGAAGTACGCCAGACGGCGCGCCTGAGCCACCCGAACACCGTCACGATCTTCGACTACGGTCGCACGCCCGACGGCACGTTCTACTACGCCATGGAGCTCCTCGATGGGGCGGACCTGGCGGAGGTCGTCGAGGCGACGGGGCCCATGCCGGCCGAGCGTGTCGTGCATGTGCTCGCGTGTGTCGCTGGGGCGCTCGCGGAGGCGCATGGTGTCGGGCTGATCCACCGGGACATCAAGCCGGCCAACATCATCCTGTGCCAGCAGGGCGGCGTGCCCGACGTGCCCAAAGTCGTTGACTTCGGCCTGGTCAAAGAGCTCGAAGCCGACGGCGGAGTGCTCCAGACGAAGGCGGATTCAATCCTCGGCACGCCGCTCTACATGTCGCCGGAGTCGATTCGCGCGCCGGACAGCGTCGACGGTCGCAGCGACATCTACGCCCTTGGGGCGGTGGGCTACTACCTCTTGGCGGGTCAACATGTCTTCTCAGGTTCGGCCATTGTCGAGGTGTGCCTGAAGCACCTGGAAGCTGTGCCGGTTCCGCCATCGGAACGCCTGGGAATGCCCGTTCCGAGTTTGCTCGAGCAGCTGGTGCTCGATTGCCTCGCGAAGGACCGCGAGCAGCGGCCGCAAACGGCAGCCGAGCTGCAGGAGCGCCTGCGGAACGTCGGAGTGGGTGCCTGGAGTGCGAGCGACGCTCACGCTTGGTGGACCGCTCACGGGGAGCTGGTGCGGTCCAGCCGCGCCGCGGCTCAGCCGGTGAGCGGGAGCGATCGCACGTTGGCCGTGGACCACGAGCGACGGACCTGA
- a CDS encoding BamA/TamA family outer membrane protein, translated as MRGRTAAICAGLVVAVFTRAAAGDSGSESGGAPEVTESPWSFFPIIAYSPETSAMLGAGLVYTFDVDGHPAPTGPKARKSAIAFVSAYTFENQFFVSASPSVYWDAEAWHAEGDLNASLFPNTFYPVGNATPAGSAEDYTDTGFVIRGALTRRLVGSFRTGGQAGVFTSKITEKQSGGDLDRDRVLGSDGGRLVGIGPVLRWDNRDNDFAARSGAVYSLSAAYFAEPWGSQFDVSKYELDLRQFIPLGGAHVLAAQLYGEANLGRVPFQAMATLGGANLMRGYFEGRYRDLHMLAAQIEYRLPLFWRFGGAAFVGAGDVAHELDGFRFEDLKLAGGTGVRFSLNDADRVNLRFDVAGTSSGDVNFYIALGEAF; from the coding sequence ATGCGAGGCAGGACGGCAGCGATCTGCGCAGGGCTCGTGGTGGCGGTGTTCACCCGAGCCGCGGCGGGCGACTCCGGCAGCGAGTCCGGTGGAGCTCCAGAGGTGACAGAGTCGCCTTGGAGCTTCTTTCCCATCATCGCGTACAGTCCCGAGACGAGCGCGATGCTCGGTGCCGGGCTGGTCTACACCTTCGACGTCGACGGGCACCCGGCGCCGACCGGGCCGAAGGCGCGCAAGTCCGCCATCGCGTTCGTGAGCGCCTACACTTTCGAGAACCAGTTCTTCGTTTCGGCGTCTCCGAGTGTCTATTGGGATGCAGAAGCCTGGCACGCGGAGGGTGACCTGAACGCCTCGCTCTTCCCCAACACGTTCTACCCGGTGGGCAACGCCACGCCGGCGGGTAGCGCCGAAGACTACACGGACACGGGGTTCGTAATCCGTGGGGCCTTGACGCGTCGGCTCGTCGGTAGCTTCCGGACTGGCGGTCAAGCCGGAGTGTTCACGAGCAAGATCACGGAGAAACAATCGGGCGGAGATCTGGATCGAGATCGCGTGCTCGGCAGTGATGGCGGGCGACTCGTCGGAATCGGCCCGGTGCTCCGCTGGGACAATCGGGACAACGACTTCGCAGCCCGGAGCGGCGCGGTCTACTCCCTTTCCGCTGCCTACTTCGCCGAACCCTGGGGCAGTCAGTTCGACGTTTCCAAGTACGAGCTCGACCTGCGTCAGTTCATTCCACTCGGGGGCGCGCACGTGCTCGCCGCGCAGCTCTACGGCGAAGCAAACCTGGGCAGGGTGCCGTTTCAAGCGATGGCCACCTTGGGCGGCGCGAACTTGATGCGAGGCTACTTCGAGGGTCGCTATCGCGATCTTCACATGCTCGCGGCGCAGATCGAGTATAGGCTTCCGCTCTTCTGGCGCTTCGGCGGCGCGGCTTTCGTCGGCGCTGGCGACGTGGCCCACGAGCTCGACGGGTTTCGCTTCGAGGATCTGAAGCTGGCCGGCGGAACCGGCGTGCGCTTCTCCCTCAACGACGCCGACCGCGTGAACCTGCGCTTCGACGTTGCGGGCACCTCGTCGGGCGACGTGAACTTCTACATCGCCCTTGGCGAAGCGTTCTGA
- a CDS encoding protein kinase — MSEDAGQVVPGAQIGRYTLYRRIASGGMATVHLGRLVGPVGFSRTVAIKRLHRQFAKDPGFLAMFLDEARLAAKIRHPNVVSTLDVVSASGELFLIMDYVEGESLAHLLRGASQRGECMPLPIALGIVMSMLHGLHAAHEAKSDAGESLGIVHRDVSPQNVLVGVDGIARVADFGVAKAARRIQETEVGQLKGKIAYMAPEQLASGPVDRRVDVFAAGAVLWETLVGRRLFHADHPLDVARLIKSHEVSAPSSENPEVSAELDAIVLRALAPSAEARFASCREMVMALEGVVQPAPQRVIGEWVEAIAHTSLSERTRMLRDAQADEHVRVADPVSLARALDPSANHSATSLLDGPPLETSRPSAPLSGADDTLTTPLAQSPFPPVSSPPTDVAPAPATDSQITAAASWDMTPKKERPRRAALLGVALGAVAFAGALAGFVATRAPEPEPQTLVRSLGWTRRVPLAHPVEPEPAKARPSEVPTARAAPVADKAAPLRLPVKAAVKPPPNCDPPYVKGADGIVRFKRECLK, encoded by the coding sequence GTGAGCGAGGACGCAGGGCAAGTCGTGCCCGGCGCCCAGATTGGGCGCTACACGTTGTATCGTCGGATCGCCTCGGGCGGCATGGCCACGGTTCACCTTGGACGCCTGGTGGGGCCGGTCGGTTTTTCGCGTACGGTGGCCATCAAGCGCCTGCACCGGCAGTTCGCCAAGGACCCCGGATTTCTCGCGATGTTCCTGGACGAGGCGAGGCTCGCCGCCAAGATCCGCCATCCAAACGTGGTTTCCACCTTGGACGTCGTCAGCGCCAGCGGCGAGCTGTTCCTGATCATGGACTACGTCGAGGGGGAGTCCCTCGCTCACTTGTTGCGAGGCGCGAGTCAGCGTGGGGAGTGCATGCCCCTACCCATCGCTCTTGGCATCGTGATGAGCATGCTGCACGGACTGCACGCGGCCCACGAAGCCAAGAGTGATGCTGGAGAGTCTCTCGGCATCGTGCATCGCGACGTCTCACCCCAAAATGTGCTCGTGGGTGTGGATGGGATCGCGCGCGTCGCCGACTTCGGCGTGGCCAAGGCCGCGAGGCGCATCCAAGAGACGGAAGTGGGCCAGCTCAAGGGCAAGATCGCGTACATGGCGCCAGAACAGCTGGCGTCCGGTCCGGTCGACCGGCGCGTCGACGTGTTTGCTGCAGGGGCCGTGCTCTGGGAGACACTAGTGGGCCGTCGTCTGTTCCACGCAGACCACCCGCTCGACGTGGCGCGGCTGATCAAGTCGCACGAGGTCTCGGCGCCGAGCAGTGAGAACCCCGAGGTGAGCGCCGAGCTCGACGCGATCGTATTGCGCGCCCTCGCGCCGAGCGCGGAGGCTCGCTTCGCGAGCTGTCGTGAAATGGTCATGGCGCTCGAAGGCGTGGTGCAGCCAGCGCCGCAGCGGGTGATTGGGGAGTGGGTCGAGGCCATCGCGCACACCTCGCTGAGCGAGCGGACTCGCATGCTCCGAGACGCTCAGGCCGACGAGCACGTGCGCGTCGCCGATCCGGTGTCGCTCGCGCGGGCTCTCGATCCTTCGGCCAATCACTCGGCGACGAGCCTGCTCGATGGGCCTCCGCTGGAAACGAGCCGCCCGAGCGCTCCGCTGAGTGGTGCCGACGACACACTCACGACGCCACTCGCTCAGTCGCCCTTCCCTCCCGTCTCGAGCCCTCCGACGGACGTTGCTCCCGCGCCAGCCACGGATTCCCAGATCACCGCTGCCGCGTCCTGGGACATGACTCCCAAGAAGGAGCGGCCGCGGCGTGCCGCGCTGCTCGGCGTGGCGCTCGGTGCAGTCGCTTTCGCGGGCGCCCTTGCGGGGTTCGTCGCAACCAGAGCTCCCGAACCGGAGCCTCAGACGCTCGTGCGAAGCCTGGGCTGGACCCGCCGGGTGCCGCTCGCCCATCCCGTCGAGCCCGAGCCCGCGAAGGCGCGGCCCTCGGAGGTCCCGACTGCGCGGGCGGCCCCGGTGGCCGACAAAGCAGCGCCATTGCGCCTGCCGGTGAAAGCGGCTGTCAAACCTCCGCCAAACTGCGATCCTCCCTACGTGAAAGGCGCTGACGGTATCGTGCGCTTCAAGCGGGAGTGCTTGAAGTGA